TGACTCATTGTTATCAAAATATTGAAATTGATGAAGTCTCTGATTTTGTCGGGGATTCGTTATCTTTAAGCCGTCAAGCGGCCAATATTGACGCTGAGATTATTATTTTTGCAGGCGTTTATTTTATGGCGGAAACAGCTAAAATTCTGTCTCCTCAAAAAAAAGTTATACTTCCAAGGCTTGAATCAGGATGTTTGATGGCAGATATGATCAATGCCGAAGAATTAAGAAATTTTAAGGCATTGTACCCAGGATCACCCGTTGTGTGTTATGTGAACTCTACAGCAGAAATTAAAGCGGAATCTGATATTTGCTGCACAAGTGCTAATGCGGTTAAAGTAGTTCAATCATTGCCTGATAAAAGAATTTTGTTTGTTCCTGACAGAGGACTGGGATCTTATGTTGCATCACAAACACCGGATAAAGAAATAATTTGTTACAGCGGGTACTGTCCTACTCATATGCGTATAAGACCGGAAGATATAGTGAATTGCCGTAAAAACATTACTGATAAGTTTTTGCCGCAAGAAATAGAAGTGCTTGTTCACCCTGAATGCCACACAAGCGTGATAAACTTAGCCGATTATATTGGAAGCACTTCCGGAATAATGAAAAGAGTAAAAGAAAGCAGTGCAAAAGCTTTTATAATTGCAACAGAAAAAGGAGTTGTAGACAGACTAAATCGTGATTATCCGGAAAAAACATTTGTACTTGCTTCAGAAAAAGCAGTCTGTGAAAACATGAAATGGACAACATTAGAAGATATATTGGTTTCTCTTCAAACAGAACAACCTGAAATTAACGTAGATAAAGAAATCGCTGAAAAAGCTTTTAATTCTATAGATAAAATGTTAAAAATTATGTAATAAAAATTTAAAAAAAAAGAGACGGGTATTGCCCGTCTCTTTTTTTTTAAATTCCTCCTGTTTGGATTTTGTAGCTCTAATTTTAAAAAATTTTTCTCCTTTTTATATAATTCTCTCTCTAATGTGTAATAGTTAATTTACTTTTATTTAGTGAAGTTACCGTCCTTTCTTTGTTTTTGTAATCTGTCTGTACATATATAAAAACAAACATTATTCAACAATTGCGTATATTATTTAAACTATTTACATTTCAAAAATAATAAAGAAATATTAAGCATGTGAAACGCTTTTTACAAAAGGCTTTCGGGGTGTTGTTTTATGTTTTTTAATTTCTAAAAAAAATTTACAATAAATATTGTTAATTTTTTCTTAACATTTTTTTAAAAAGAAACCATGCGCTTACTTCTGTCTGACATGTTTTTCGGGGCGTTAAACCGTTTATTAAGTAACAATAAGTATTAAAAAGCTTATTGGAAAATATTTCTTCCATGATTGATAATTAAACTGTCTGATTTAATAGCTGAAATGCCAGAAATAATGCTGATATTCCTTGTATTTTTATTAAAGTCATTTGTAAAATTTTAATTCAAATATTAACCTAACATGGAAGATAGCCGTTTTGTTTGCGTATTGAGTAGTTATAACAGTTATTAATTAGTTATAGCCTTTAATACAAAGGGGACATGAAAAAACAAAATGAAATAATTGTATTATATTAAATATATTAGAGGAGAGGGGTTCCAAAAGGTTTATAATGATTGAAGAAGTAAAAGTTAATGGATAAATTTGCACAGTTAACGGACGATAAGCTTGAAGAAGTAAAGAAAAAGGCAATGACTCACTGCTTAAATCTTGAATGCAAAAAAGAACAACTTCAAATTCTTATTAAAAAATTAAGCACAATATCAGGACAGAGATTGGATCTTCTTTATAAAAGTCAAGGAATAAAGGAATCCTCAAATTGTTTCGGATTAAGAAAATCTTCTATTTCAGATGAATTAAGATTTGCCGAAGATAGCAGAGAAATTGTTGAAGTAGAGATCAAAAACGCAAAATATCAGTTAAAAGTAATCGAAAATATAATGCTAAAAAGAAAATGATAAAAGATAAATACTTTTCTCATAAAACTATCGATACTAAAGCCTTAGAACTGCTTAATAATACAAAAAATATAGTAGGCAGAACAAAAACACAAGAATTTATTCCAAAAAAGTCTGCTCTTATTGTTATTGATATGCAAAAATATTTTTGTGACGAATTTTCTAATGCTTTTATTCCTTCTTCGGTTGCAATAATTCCTAAAATCAAGATCTTAGCTGAGGCATATGTAGATAAGAATCTGCCTGTTATTTTTACAAAGCATATTAATACTTGTGAAAATGCTGCAATGATGGGCAAATGGTGGGGAAAAGTTCTTTCTGTAGATTCTCACATGAGTGAAATTATTTCTGAGTTAAATATCAAAAATGCAAAGGTGATTGAAAAAACGCAATATGATTCGTTTTATAATACCGATTTAGAAGATTTTTTAAAAAATAACAATATTTCACAACTTGTAATAACAGGTGTAATGACACATTTGTGCTGCGAAACAACGGCAAGGGCGGCTTTTGTCAGAGGATTTGAAACTTTTTTATGCATAGATTCAACAGCTACATATAATGAAAATTTTCATGCAGCTGCTATGCTTAATTTAGCGCATGGCTTTTCTGATTTAACTTTAGCGGATGAAATATACGGGAAACTAAAGAATGAAGCACAATAGGGTCGCAATAATAGGGGCAGGTCCGGCAGGAATTGCATGTGCAGTGCAATTAAAAAGAGACGGACAGGAATTTTTATTGTTTGAAAAAAATCAAACAGGCGGACTTTTAAGAAATGCTAATCTTGTTGAAAATTATATAGGGCTGAAAAAAAGTATTTCAGGACAGACTTTAGTTAAAAATTTCAGAAAAAATCTCAAAGATTTAGATATTGAGCCAATTTTAACGGAAGTAAAAAAAGTTTCTTTTTCGGGAAATTGCTCAAAAAAGCATTTTGTTATAGAAACAGCAACAGGTTCATTTACCTCAGAAATTCTTGTTGTTGCAAGCGGAACAAAACCTAAAAATAGCGAAATTATACAAACACGAAGAAGTCCTTCGGCTGAGTCCAATCGTTATAATAAAAAAATTTTTTACGAAATAGTTGATTTAAATAAAAGTAGCTGCACAGGCAAAAAATTTGCGATTATAGGCGCAGGAGATGCGGCTTTTGATTATGCAATAAATCTGGTTAATAATTACAATGTCTCTGAAGTTAGTATCCTAAACAGAAGCGAACAAGCAAAATGTCTGCCTCTTTTAGAAAAAAGAGCTTTTGAAACAGGTAAAATTAAGCATTTTAAAAATATTCATGTTGAAAGCATTGCAGAAGCAGACAAAAAAGTAATTTTATCAGGTATAAAGGATAAAAATAATTTTAATCTGGAAGCAGATTTTATAATAGTTGCTGTTGGAAGAGAACCTTGTTTGGATTTTCTCAGTAATGAGCTGCTAAACGACAGCTTGAACCTTAAAAAAGAAGGACTGCTCTATTTTATTGGGGATGTTGCAAACGATAATTACAGACAAACCTCTATTGCAACAGGAGATGGAATTAAGACAGCCATGAAAATTTATAGGATACTAAAATAATGAACAAGGTAGAAGATATTTTGAGGAAAATCTTTAAAATATAATCTTCTTTCTTCTACAAAGAATGGGGGCTTGACATGGGTTCAAGACCTTCCTAATAAAAAATACCAAAAGAGACCTATTTATTTTGAGGTCTCTTTTAATTTTTTTATTAATTTTGAGTATTGAATAGTCTTGAACAAAATGCACTTTACCATGAAATATCTATGCGGCGAGGTAGTTTTTTCTCTGTGTTATCTACTCTAGAATAATCTATGCGTCCATCTCCGTCTCTATCCATCCATATGTTCTTACCTATCGTAACTTTCTTTGAATAACGACTATAGTTTATCTGGCAGTTCCGGTCGAAATGCAAATTTTAAAATAAGCTGAAAACGTGCAACGTGTCTATAATAGAGGCACAATATTTTAGTCCCGGTCAATATGCAGGAAGTGCCACTTTTCTGCATAAATGGTACCGGTCAAAATGAAGATTTTATTTAAAAAATATGCCTCAATTGCAAACACCGAGCGGATATAATCCCGTTTGCAGGAATGTGGCACTTTTTTCTAAAGCCGGAAGAAGCCGGAAGAAGCATGGAAGGTTTTTCAAAATTTATCAAATAGTTCCGGCTAAAATGCAGAACTTCCTGCTTTTGCTTTCCGGATTGATTCAGATTAGATACAAATGTCGTAAATAGACTTCTAATCTGAGACAACAGAGTTATCATTCCCAATGACGCACTAATTAAAGGTTCAGAGGGAATAAAAATGAATCCTGAAAGTATCTGGGTTGATCTAAAGACAGCAGCCGAAATAAAAGGAATAACCACAAGGGCTTTAAGATTAGCTCTCGGCAGGGGCAAATATACTTCTCGCGAATCTATGACCCAAGGCGGAAAGACTTCCGAGATACTTTTATCCTCTTTAGAAAATAAAGTTCAGGAAATATATAAGAATAAATATTACAGCCGGATTATTGAAATCGAAGCGCAGTTAATGCCAATATCAAAACCTGAAATATCTGAGTTGAAATTTATTCCCGATACAGCAAAAACAATTGCCCTTGCCAGATTAGACCTTATTAACGAATGGAATACTTTAAGAATAAAGCATAAACCAAAACAAAAAGGCGACAGACTGTTTTTAGAACTATATAACTCGGGCGAATATTTAAAAACCATTTACGAGCTTCTGGGGAAAACCTCTAGAGGCTCTTTATTAAGATGGAATAAACTTTATACGGATTATGAAACGTGGGAAGTCCTTGCTCCGCAATATAAATACTCGGGATTTAACGATTATAAAACAATACTTACTGAAGAGCAGATAGGAATATTTTTAAAACTGCTCCTGCACCCCAATCAATTCAATATCGGCAAGGCAATAAAATTAACAACTCATATATTGGAAAAACGAGGTTTTACAGATATTCCTCAAGCTATAACATTCCGCAGATACGCTCAATACTTTAAAAAACACAATTGCGATAAGTGGATACTAATGAGAGAGGGAGAGAAGGCGCTTCGCGATAAAATCGAGCCCTACCTGAAAAGAGATATTTCAACAATCAAAGCAGGCGAAATCCTTGTAGCCGACGGACACGTTTTAAACTTCCTTGTTTTAAATCCATTCACCGGAAAACCCTGTAGAGCGACATTAGTAGGATTCCTCGATTGGAAGTCGGGCTATCTCGCAGGGTATTACATTATGCTGGAAGAGAATATTCAGTGCATAGCTTCAGCTTTAAGAATGGCAATAATCAATCTGGATATGATTCCGACCATAGTTTATCAAGATAACGGCAGAGCCTTTAAAGCAAAATATTTTACCGAGTCGGCAGATTTTACCGAAGCGGGATTTAACGGCATTTACACAAATCTTGGCATAAAACCGGTATTCGCAAAACCCTATAATGCCAGAGCAAAGGTTATAGAAAGATTTTTTAAGGAATTTCAAGAAGAATTTGAAAAACTTGTACCGAGCTACAGCGGAACTTCAATAGAAACAAAACCGGCGCATTTAAAAAGAAACGAGAAATTTCACAAGGAAATTTATGACAAAGTTAACAAAGGATACATACCAAAAATTGAAGATGTAATAAAACTTATAGACTGCTGGCTTGATTACAGACATTCTCAGCCCTGCCCTAATTTAAAAGGCAAAACAATCAAAGAAGCCTTTGATACCAGAGAAAAACAAAATGTAGATATATCAAAACTTGACGATTTGATGATGGCTTATGAAGTCAAAACAATTCATCGAAACGGCATAAGGTTTTTAAATACTGATTATTACAACGATGCACTTTACGGCTTAAGGGAAAGGGTAATGATTAGGTACAGCCTGTTTGACCTGACAAAAATCAAGATTTATTCAACAAAAGGCGAATATTTATGCACCGCTAAAAGAGTAACGGGCACGCATCCGATGGCTTATCACCTTGGGACAGTCAAAGATATGGAGGATTTTAAACAAAAAATTCAAAAACAAAAAAGGCTTAAAAACCGCACGCTAAAAGCAGTTAAGAGATTCTTGCCAAAAGAAGATATTAAATTCCTTGAGATACAAATGGATTTAGAAAGCAGACCGCAGGAAATTTCTGCAATAGAAATCAAGCAAGAACCAATAATCCTGCCTGATAAACTCAGACCGGTATTTATGAATTCTTACGAGAAATATGAATATTTAATAAAAGAAGGCTGCACGACAAACGAAGAAAGGAAATGGCTGACTGATTACAAAACCGGCGAAGAATACCAATTAATATACGGAGATTAAAAAATGAAAAAAACTTTTGTAAGAACTCAAAATGTAAAAAACTTTATTTCGCTTATGAATTCTCTTCAGAATAAACCCGAAGGAGTGCCCAGAATGGCTCTTGTTTACGGAGAACCCGGACTCGGCAAGTCAAGAACGGCTCTGTGGTGGGCAGTAAAAAATGATGCAATATATTTAAGAAGCTCCAATCTTATGTCGGGCAGGTGGTTTCTGGAAGAACTTATTGAAGAATTAGGCGAAACTCCTTTTTATAAAACTTCAGACCTTTTAAAACAATGCGTAAACCAGCTTCTGCAAAAGCCGCGAATTATACTGATTGATGAAATAGATTATCTGGCAGGCGATTCAAAGGCGATAGAAACAATAAGAGACATTCACGATAAGACAAATGCGCCGATTGTCATGCTTGGGATGAATAAAGCCGACAGAAAAATTATGCGATACCGCCACGTTTATGACAGGTTAAGCGAAATACTTAAATTTCAATCTTTTGACAAAAATGAAACCGAAAATATTATAACGCAGCTAAGCGAAGTTTCTTTCACTCAATGCGCCATAGAGCTGATTTTTAATCAGGCAAACCGACTAAGGCAAATTGTAAACCTTATTGATAAAGCTGAAAAAATAGCAATATCAAACCAGCTGACCCAAATAGACAGCAAAATTTTAAAATCGGGAATACAAGAAATCAGAGAACAGGAGAAAAAAGATGAAAAAGCAGTTATTAAAATTAATCAAAGGGTTAAACAAGTTTAAAACGGATGATTTATGC
This region of bacterium genomic DNA includes:
- the nadA gene encoding quinolinate synthase NadA, giving the protein MNNINLINEINNLKKEKNAVILTHCYQNIEIDEVSDFVGDSLSLSRQAANIDAEIIIFAGVYFMAETAKILSPQKKVILPRLESGCLMADMINAEELRNFKALYPGSPVVCYVNSTAEIKAESDICCTSANAVKVVQSLPDKRILFVPDRGLGSYVASQTPDKEIICYSGYCPTHMRIRPEDIVNCRKNITDKFLPQEIEVLVHPECHTSVINLADYIGSTSGIMKRVKESSAKAFIIATEKGVVDRLNRDYPEKTFVLASEKAVCENMKWTTLEDILVSLQTEQPEINVDKEIAEKAFNSIDKMLKIM
- a CDS encoding isochorismatase family cysteine hydrolase produces the protein MIKDKYFSHKTIDTKALELLNNTKNIVGRTKTQEFIPKKSALIVIDMQKYFCDEFSNAFIPSSVAIIPKIKILAEAYVDKNLPVIFTKHINTCENAAMMGKWWGKVLSVDSHMSEIISELNIKNAKVIEKTQYDSFYNTDLEDFLKNNNISQLVITGVMTHLCCETTARAAFVRGFETFLCIDSTATYNENFHAAAMLNLAHGFSDLTLADEIYGKLKNEAQ
- a CDS encoding NAD(P)/FAD-dependent oxidoreductase; translated protein: MKHNRVAIIGAGPAGIACAVQLKRDGQEFLLFEKNQTGGLLRNANLVENYIGLKKSISGQTLVKNFRKNLKDLDIEPILTEVKKVSFSGNCSKKHFVIETATGSFTSEILVVASGTKPKNSEIIQTRRSPSAESNRYNKKIFYEIVDLNKSSCTGKKFAIIGAGDAAFDYAINLVNNYNVSEVSILNRSEQAKCLPLLEKRAFETGKIKHFKNIHVESIAEADKKVILSGIKDKNNFNLEADFIIVAVGREPCLDFLSNELLNDSLNLKKEGLLYFIGDVANDNYRQTSIATGDGIKTAMKIYRILK
- a CDS encoding transposase; its protein translation is MNPESIWVDLKTAAEIKGITTRALRLALGRGKYTSRESMTQGGKTSEILLSSLENKVQEIYKNKYYSRIIEIEAQLMPISKPEISELKFIPDTAKTIALARLDLINEWNTLRIKHKPKQKGDRLFLELYNSGEYLKTIYELLGKTSRGSLLRWNKLYTDYETWEVLAPQYKYSGFNDYKTILTEEQIGIFLKLLLHPNQFNIGKAIKLTTHILEKRGFTDIPQAITFRRYAQYFKKHNCDKWILMREGEKALRDKIEPYLKRDISTIKAGEILVADGHVLNFLVLNPFTGKPCRATLVGFLDWKSGYLAGYYIMLEENIQCIASALRMAIINLDMIPTIVYQDNGRAFKAKYFTESADFTEAGFNGIYTNLGIKPVFAKPYNARAKVIERFFKEFQEEFEKLVPSYSGTSIETKPAHLKRNEKFHKEIYDKVNKGYIPKIEDVIKLIDCWLDYRHSQPCPNLKGKTIKEAFDTREKQNVDISKLDDLMMAYEVKTIHRNGIRFLNTDYYNDALYGLRERVMIRYSLFDLTKIKIYSTKGEYLCTAKRVTGTHPMAYHLGTVKDMEDFKQKIQKQKRLKNRTLKAVKRFLPKEDIKFLEIQMDLESRPQEISAIEIKQEPIILPDKLRPVFMNSYEKYEYLIKEGCTTNEERKWLTDYKTGEEYQLIYGD
- a CDS encoding ATP-binding protein, whose product is MKKTFVRTQNVKNFISLMNSLQNKPEGVPRMALVYGEPGLGKSRTALWWAVKNDAIYLRSSNLMSGRWFLEELIEELGETPFYKTSDLLKQCVNQLLQKPRIILIDEIDYLAGDSKAIETIRDIHDKTNAPIVMLGMNKADRKIMRYRHVYDRLSEILKFQSFDKNETENIITQLSEVSFTQCAIELIFNQANRLRQIVNLIDKAEKIAISNQLTQIDSKILKSGIQEIREQEKKDEKAVIKINQRVKQV